One stretch of Roseimicrobium sp. ORNL1 DNA includes these proteins:
- a CDS encoding sulfatase has translation MKRTFLLALTLLGAWLQASAAENPKLNVLLITSDDLGVQVGCYGDKVARTPNIDAMAKKGRLFENAYVAQASCSPSRSAMFTGIYPHANGQYGLVNGGFALHEPLRAQTIPALLKKAGYSTAILGKLHVAPEDSFPFDQRLKSDMRDVKNVAKVAGAYMRETKEPFFFMVNFADPHVMGRSPRPPQEAFPTQYQGVPETPLKVGEVPPFPFQKIDTQEQLERVTQYYNAVTRIDAGLGLLLGELEASGKMNNTLVLFVGDHGPPFVRGKTSCYEGGVKVPMLALWPGVFTPGERTPALVGTVDLLPTILDATGQTIPENVQGRSLRSTLDATQNRQYLATEFHFHGSIPFFPRRTIRDAQYKLIRNLRAGRAMPNSGIDGDAALAMARSEKFAGTDVGKLFELAADPPEYELYDLKADPWEWKNLAAMPEHAETLKRLQAALVDWQKSTQDPLLTPDGMAAMKAMEKPMTHLNTPAKKQGGKGKATAAPKKDAEE, from the coding sequence ATGAAACGCACCTTCCTGCTCGCGCTGACCCTGCTTGGCGCATGGCTTCAAGCATCCGCCGCGGAGAATCCGAAGCTTAATGTCCTGCTCATCACCTCTGATGACCTTGGGGTGCAGGTGGGTTGCTATGGGGACAAGGTGGCGCGCACGCCGAACATCGATGCCATGGCTAAGAAGGGTCGTCTCTTTGAGAACGCGTATGTGGCGCAGGCCTCATGCAGTCCCTCGCGCAGTGCCATGTTCACCGGCATCTATCCTCATGCGAATGGGCAGTATGGTCTGGTGAATGGCGGCTTCGCTTTGCATGAGCCGTTGCGCGCGCAGACCATTCCCGCGCTACTGAAGAAGGCCGGCTACAGCACCGCCATCCTCGGGAAGCTGCACGTGGCACCGGAGGATAGCTTCCCCTTTGACCAGCGTCTGAAGTCGGACATGCGCGATGTGAAGAATGTCGCAAAGGTTGCTGGTGCGTACATGCGGGAGACGAAGGAGCCCTTCTTCTTCATGGTGAACTTTGCGGATCCGCATGTGATGGGCCGTAGTCCGCGCCCTCCGCAGGAGGCCTTTCCCACGCAGTACCAGGGTGTCCCGGAGACGCCCTTGAAAGTGGGTGAGGTGCCGCCATTTCCATTCCAGAAGATCGATACGCAGGAGCAGTTGGAACGTGTGACGCAGTACTACAATGCGGTGACACGTATCGATGCGGGGTTGGGGTTGCTGCTGGGTGAACTGGAAGCCTCGGGCAAGATGAACAACACCCTCGTGCTCTTCGTGGGAGATCATGGTCCTCCCTTTGTCCGTGGTAAGACTTCGTGCTACGAGGGTGGGGTGAAGGTGCCGATGCTGGCGTTGTGGCCTGGGGTCTTCACTCCCGGCGAGCGTACACCGGCGCTCGTGGGCACCGTGGACCTGCTGCCCACCATTCTGGATGCTACTGGCCAAACGATTCCGGAGAATGTCCAGGGGCGCTCGCTTCGTAGCACATTGGACGCCACCCAGAACCGGCAGTACCTCGCCACGGAGTTTCATTTCCACGGGTCCATCCCATTCTTTCCGCGCCGTACCATTCGCGATGCGCAGTACAAGCTGATTCGCAACCTGCGTGCCGGACGGGCCATGCCGAACTCGGGTATCGATGGCGATGCGGCGTTGGCGATGGCGCGCAGTGAGAAATTTGCGGGCACCGATGTGGGCAAGCTCTTTGAACTCGCTGCAGATCCTCCGGAGTATGAGTTGTATGATCTGAAAGCAGACCCGTGGGAGTGGAAGAACCTCGCGGCCATGCCCGAGCATGCGGAGACGCTGAAGCGCCTGCAGGCGGCCCTGGTGGACTGGCAGAAGTCCACGCAGGATCCGCTGCTCACTCCAGATGGCATGGCCGCGATGAAGGCCATGGAGAAGCCCATGACGCATCTCAATACTCCCGCCAAGAAACAAGGCGGCAAGGGCAAGGCCACAGCTGCTCCGAAGAAGGATGCTGAAGAGTGA
- a CDS encoding esterase-like activity of phytase family protein, which yields MKVALLLSPLPLLAFLTLLGQEAAPAPSNDEVPGETKPRKTRANNANRPAITQPELIAPLSNRLSSVDPKLHRDFPDVCIDKSGGLWVTYIEHDGVADTLNLAKREGRQFTQQAVVSQPGVLHQPTITADGAGGVWCIWAQVNAKDIMTLRARRFAKGALEGEIELASYTNAGASFADTGTDASGRVWVTWQEVKPGASQIWTRHWSTKDAKWSEPVRVSTAKGGGNWEPRLAFTDDEGAWIAYDNSAGSEFNLRLAHVSLSGEVKDRVLLETPEYEARASVSSDGSGGLWIAAERGRRQWGLDSRGHENAMGFNAQKRLLLGRYDIAAETFAEVPVPHNGRPTPAPDPSPGYAINVPSVLVREGQVWIACRYFTSGMWRGMLLRYTPETKAWSVPAALPDSTMGQDRHQEMFLGPRGGLWMAWPSDKRAGKECGVAGVYVGSVKTDAELATLPAEPEAEVARTPEMEPYLNESTPPRPLTEHHTWKVGSKTYRLVWGDLHRHTDISNCRTAFDGCVMEAYRYAYDLAGLDFLGTSDHTDVGKKYDSYEWWHTQRHVDVFFAPGSFASLYAYEREQPFPWGHRNIVFAKRGGPVVYINRAFYRESQWQEKLPVAAGIQPILPTELWDILKRYNQPCAVISHTGATGMGTDWTKYKDGIDNTYENTVEIFQGARLSYEGLGAPQPTVGLRKNEAYTPAKLEPKNQPMPPEPITNFEAGTKGAMALNNGVYQKALAEGYKLSVFASSDHIATHTSFGGVYVEEFTREGIIAGFKARRTCAATDKIFVELSCGEHLMGDVFKLKEKPALTFSIAGTAPIKRVTVVRNEQNYHAIEGKDREVRATWTDAEPLKGENRYYLRIEQTDGNMAWSSPLWVTYVGK from the coding sequence ATGAAAGTCGCGCTGCTTCTCTCGCCACTTCCGCTGCTGGCCTTCCTGACACTACTGGGGCAGGAAGCGGCGCCGGCGCCTTCCAATGATGAGGTTCCTGGAGAGACGAAGCCCAGGAAGACTCGTGCCAACAACGCTAATCGTCCCGCGATCACCCAGCCCGAACTCATTGCGCCGCTCTCCAATCGACTCTCCAGCGTTGACCCGAAGCTGCATCGCGACTTTCCGGATGTGTGTATCGATAAAAGCGGTGGACTTTGGGTGACGTACATCGAACACGATGGCGTGGCGGACACGCTGAATCTCGCGAAGCGCGAGGGGCGTCAGTTCACGCAGCAAGCGGTGGTGTCGCAGCCAGGTGTGCTGCACCAGCCCACCATCACGGCAGACGGAGCGGGTGGTGTATGGTGTATCTGGGCGCAGGTGAATGCAAAGGACATCATGACCTTGCGGGCGCGACGTTTTGCGAAAGGTGCGCTGGAAGGTGAAATCGAACTTGCCTCATACACGAATGCCGGCGCGAGCTTTGCGGATACGGGAACGGATGCCTCAGGTCGCGTGTGGGTGACGTGGCAGGAAGTGAAGCCGGGTGCCTCGCAAATCTGGACGCGGCATTGGTCGACGAAAGATGCGAAATGGAGCGAACCGGTACGCGTCTCAACAGCGAAGGGAGGTGGGAACTGGGAGCCGCGTCTGGCCTTCACGGATGATGAGGGCGCATGGATCGCCTATGACAACTCCGCGGGTAGTGAATTCAACCTGCGTCTGGCGCATGTGAGCCTCAGTGGAGAGGTGAAGGATCGCGTGCTGCTGGAGACTCCTGAATATGAAGCACGCGCCTCTGTCAGCTCGGATGGCAGTGGAGGTTTATGGATTGCTGCCGAGCGTGGACGTCGTCAGTGGGGTCTGGATTCGCGCGGCCATGAGAATGCCATGGGTTTCAATGCGCAGAAGCGTCTGCTGCTGGGCCGGTATGACATTGCTGCGGAAACTTTCGCGGAGGTGCCGGTCCCGCATAATGGTCGCCCCACACCTGCGCCGGATCCGAGTCCCGGTTATGCCATCAATGTTCCCTCCGTACTGGTGCGTGAAGGGCAGGTGTGGATTGCCTGCCGCTACTTCACCAGCGGGATGTGGCGTGGCATGCTGCTGCGGTACACGCCGGAGACGAAGGCATGGAGCGTGCCGGCTGCTCTGCCGGACAGCACCATGGGACAGGACCGACATCAGGAAATGTTCCTCGGGCCTCGTGGTGGTCTCTGGATGGCGTGGCCCTCTGACAAACGCGCGGGAAAGGAGTGTGGCGTAGCCGGTGTGTATGTGGGCTCGGTGAAGACGGATGCAGAACTCGCCACGCTTCCAGCGGAGCCTGAGGCAGAAGTGGCGCGTACGCCGGAGATGGAGCCGTATCTCAATGAGTCCACGCCGCCGCGCCCGCTTACGGAGCATCACACGTGGAAGGTGGGCAGCAAGACGTATCGGCTCGTGTGGGGCGACTTGCACCGGCACACGGATATCTCGAACTGCCGCACTGCCTTCGACGGTTGTGTGATGGAGGCGTATCGGTATGCATATGACCTTGCAGGTCTGGATTTCCTGGGAACCTCTGATCACACGGATGTGGGCAAGAAGTATGACTCGTATGAGTGGTGGCATACGCAGCGGCATGTGGATGTGTTCTTTGCGCCGGGGAGTTTTGCGTCTCTGTACGCCTATGAGCGGGAGCAGCCGTTCCCGTGGGGCCATCGCAACATTGTCTTCGCGAAGCGGGGCGGCCCCGTGGTGTACATCAATCGCGCCTTTTATCGCGAGTCGCAGTGGCAGGAGAAGCTTCCTGTGGCGGCGGGCATCCAGCCCATCCTTCCCACTGAGTTGTGGGATATCTTGAAGCGGTACAATCAGCCCTGCGCCGTCATCAGTCACACGGGCGCCACAGGGATGGGCACGGACTGGACGAAGTACAAAGATGGCATCGACAACACCTATGAGAACACGGTGGAAATTTTCCAGGGTGCGCGGCTGAGCTACGAAGGGCTCGGTGCCCCGCAACCCACCGTGGGTTTGCGCAAGAATGAAGCGTACACACCCGCGAAGCTGGAGCCAAAGAACCAGCCCATGCCGCCGGAGCCGATCACGAATTTTGAAGCAGGAACCAAAGGTGCGATGGCTCTGAATAATGGCGTGTATCAGAAGGCACTCGCGGAAGGTTACAAGCTGAGCGTCTTCGCATCGAGTGATCACATTGCCACGCATACTTCCTTCGGCGGTGTATATGTGGAAGAGTTCACGCGGGAGGGCATTATTGCAGGGTTCAAGGCGAGGCGCACTTGCGCGGCCACGGACAAGATTTTTGTAGAGCTGAGCTGTGGCGAGCACCTCATGGGCGACGTGTTTAAGTTGAAAGAAAAGCCCGCACTTACGTTTAGCATCGCTGGTACTGCACCCATCAAGCGGGTGACGGTGGTACGCAATGAGCAGAACTATCACGCGATCGAGGGGAAGGATCGCGAGGTGAGAGCCACCTGGACCGATGCCGAGCCACTGAAGGGTGAGAACCGCTACTACCTGCGCATTGAGCAGACGGATGGGAACATGGCGTGGTCTTCGCCGTTGTGGGTGACGTATGTTGGGAAGTAG
- a CDS encoding sulfatase — protein sequence MRTLLAILLLSALFPFAPRAQAQKPNVLFLISDDLNNYLGCYGDPRAKTPNIDKLASRGVRFDRAYCTFPLCGPSRNSMLTGLYPNSTGILSNGQIFRQTIPKQWSLPQAFRLDGYFATRIGKLYHYNVPNSIGTNGHDDPGSWDMEINRAGVDRLEDQAKIFSLVPGNFGGTLSWYASPKSDEFHTDGLAAKDAEWVLERCAKEKDQPFFLAVGFFRPHTPYVSPKTPYFEMYPEAEMPVVQGVKEDQADLPPPALGSYKKEQDKLTDDLRRQTLQAYYASISFMDTQVGRVVDALDRLGLSENTIIVFTSDHGYHMGEHGLWQKQSVFEGSARVPLLIVAPGATKGGVAKSPVSHLDLYPTLTELCGVKAPANIQGQSLVGMLQDPNVKGRGWALTQVVRGGGFKRAGASAAAGDNGNRFFGYSLRTDRWRYTEWDEGNKGRELYDHETDPKELTNLANDPNQAKMVEELSMQLRGAVKSSFPADGKTPVIDKEGAMWAPNLTEP from the coding sequence ATGCGCACCCTCCTCGCCATCCTTTTGTTGTCAGCGCTGTTTCCGTTCGCTCCGCGCGCTCAGGCTCAGAAGCCGAATGTCCTCTTCCTCATCTCCGACGACCTGAACAACTACCTCGGCTGCTACGGAGATCCGCGTGCGAAGACGCCGAATATCGACAAGCTCGCGTCACGGGGCGTGCGCTTTGATCGCGCGTATTGCACCTTCCCTCTGTGTGGGCCGAGCCGGAACTCGATGCTCACGGGATTGTATCCGAACAGCACGGGCATCCTTTCCAACGGCCAGATCTTCCGTCAGACCATTCCGAAGCAGTGGAGCCTGCCGCAGGCGTTCCGCCTTGATGGGTACTTCGCTACTCGCATCGGGAAACTGTATCATTACAATGTGCCCAACTCCATCGGCACGAATGGACATGATGATCCCGGATCATGGGACATGGAGATTAATCGCGCCGGGGTGGACAGACTGGAGGATCAGGCGAAGATATTCTCGCTCGTCCCCGGAAACTTCGGTGGCACGTTGAGTTGGTATGCCTCGCCGAAGAGCGATGAGTTTCACACGGATGGACTCGCCGCGAAGGATGCAGAGTGGGTGTTGGAGAGATGTGCCAAAGAGAAGGACCAGCCCTTCTTCCTTGCGGTTGGTTTCTTCCGTCCGCATACACCCTACGTCTCTCCGAAGACGCCATACTTCGAAATGTATCCCGAGGCCGAGATGCCCGTGGTGCAGGGTGTGAAAGAAGACCAGGCGGATCTTCCGCCTCCTGCCTTGGGCAGCTACAAGAAGGAGCAGGATAAGCTCACGGATGACCTCCGCCGGCAGACGCTGCAGGCGTACTATGCGAGCATCAGCTTCATGGATACCCAGGTGGGTCGGGTGGTGGATGCGCTCGACCGCTTGGGGCTTTCAGAGAATACGATCATCGTTTTCACCAGCGACCATGGCTATCATATGGGTGAGCACGGTTTGTGGCAAAAGCAGAGCGTCTTCGAAGGCAGTGCGCGTGTACCGCTTCTCATTGTGGCGCCGGGTGCCACGAAGGGCGGGGTGGCGAAGTCGCCGGTGAGTCATCTTGATTTGTATCCTACTCTCACAGAACTCTGCGGTGTGAAGGCGCCGGCGAATATCCAGGGCCAAAGCCTCGTGGGCATGTTGCAGGATCCCAATGTGAAGGGCCGCGGCTGGGCGCTCACGCAGGTGGTGCGAGGCGGTGGATTCAAACGTGCGGGCGCGAGTGCTGCGGCGGGTGACAACGGGAACCGCTTCTTTGGCTACAGCCTGCGCACCGACCGCTGGCGCTACACCGAGTGGGATGAGGGCAACAAGGGACGCGAGTTGTACGACCATGAAACAGACCCAAAGGAGCTCACGAATCTCGCAAATGATCCGAATCAAGCGAAGATGGTCGAGGAACTTTCGATGCAACTCCGGGGGGCTGTGAAAAGCAGCTTCCCAGCGGATGGCAAGACGCCAGTAATCGACAAGGAGGGAGCGATGTGGGCGCCGAATCTGACGGAGCCCTGA
- a CDS encoding metallophosphoesterase family protein: protein MKPKKSSRSLSRRDALKLTAVGLGSAALGGAGGALAAEVAQPFGAEFPQLDSLATGEWWAKGAAGGPRNQNARPQARASQPPPMDVPRKDVVAFAIYTHQNDVLKMTAQLYPLKPDESREARLEVKGEDEKWKEIAKAPVLYPGWSAHFRMEKWDATKSVPYRVRHGKDAAYEGLVRRDPTDKDEIVVANMSCNSSRTTGLRPEIIENLKLQDPDLLFFAGDQTYRHTEHTAGWIEFGLQFRDIMKDRPTICIPDDHDVGHPNLWGENGKLSTLKGNADGGYMYPVEYVNQVQRQQSWNLPDPVDPTPVERGITVYYTRLTVGGVDFAILEDRKFKSGPAGKIPQMGPRPDHINDPAYDPKTIDLPGLQLLGERQEKFLREWAQDWTGSEMKAVLSQTAFCGAVHMHGKRDDRLLADLDCNGWPQTPRNRALEEIRRAWAVHLCGDQHLAVTVKNGIDDFGDGPYAFTSPALVNTIYGRWWHPLDEQPGPNPVPGSPLPWTGDFKDGLGNRISMMAYANPPDIVDEKQRADGYGLVRFQKSKRKIVFECWPRFSDAKLGDKAQFPGWPITVDMDQNDGRKLQGYLPELVFEDVKDPVVQVIAEASGEVLYTVRTQGNRFQPRVYAPGKYTVKVGVYKPDKQSLAGLEAKEQGAAGTRAIRLF from the coding sequence ATGAAGCCCAAGAAGTCCTCACGCTCTCTTTCTCGCCGCGACGCATTGAAACTCACTGCGGTGGGCTTGGGGAGCGCGGCGCTGGGAGGTGCGGGAGGGGCGCTGGCTGCTGAGGTAGCGCAGCCCTTTGGCGCGGAGTTTCCACAACTGGACTCGCTGGCTACGGGTGAGTGGTGGGCAAAGGGGGCAGCGGGAGGCCCGCGCAATCAAAATGCGCGCCCACAGGCGCGGGCCAGCCAGCCTCCGCCCATGGACGTGCCGCGCAAGGATGTCGTGGCCTTTGCCATCTACACGCATCAGAACGATGTGCTGAAGATGACCGCGCAGCTTTACCCGCTGAAGCCGGACGAGTCCCGTGAGGCGAGACTGGAGGTGAAGGGCGAGGACGAGAAGTGGAAGGAGATTGCGAAGGCACCGGTGCTGTATCCTGGATGGAGTGCGCACTTCCGCATGGAGAAATGGGATGCGACGAAGAGTGTACCGTATCGCGTGCGCCACGGCAAGGATGCTGCGTACGAGGGACTCGTCCGCCGCGATCCCACGGACAAGGACGAGATTGTGGTGGCGAACATGTCCTGTAACTCCAGCCGCACCACGGGCCTGCGACCGGAGATTATCGAGAATCTGAAACTACAGGACCCGGACTTGCTCTTCTTCGCGGGAGACCAGACGTATCGGCACACGGAGCACACGGCGGGCTGGATTGAGTTTGGCCTGCAGTTCCGGGACATCATGAAAGATCGTCCCACCATCTGCATCCCGGACGATCATGATGTGGGACATCCGAATCTCTGGGGGGAGAACGGCAAGCTCTCTACGCTGAAGGGGAATGCCGATGGCGGGTATATGTACCCCGTGGAGTATGTGAATCAGGTGCAGCGCCAGCAATCCTGGAACCTGCCGGATCCCGTGGACCCTACGCCGGTGGAGCGGGGTATCACGGTGTATTATACCAGATTGACCGTGGGTGGCGTGGACTTCGCGATTTTGGAGGACCGCAAGTTCAAGTCGGGTCCTGCGGGCAAGATTCCGCAGATGGGCCCGCGTCCTGACCACATCAATGATCCCGCGTACGATCCGAAGACGATTGACCTGCCTGGACTGCAATTGCTGGGCGAACGTCAGGAGAAGTTTTTGCGCGAGTGGGCGCAAGACTGGACCGGCAGCGAAATGAAGGCGGTGCTCTCGCAGACCGCCTTTTGCGGAGCGGTGCATATGCACGGGAAGCGGGATGACCGCCTGCTCGCAGATCTCGATTGCAACGGCTGGCCGCAGACGCCACGCAATCGCGCACTGGAGGAGATTCGCCGCGCGTGGGCGGTGCATCTTTGCGGTGACCAGCACCTCGCTGTCACGGTGAAGAATGGCATTGATGACTTTGGGGACGGCCCGTACGCCTTCACGAGTCCGGCACTGGTGAATACCATCTACGGCCGCTGGTGGCATCCGCTCGATGAGCAGCCTGGTCCGAATCCCGTGCCAGGTAGTCCGCTGCCATGGACGGGTGACTTCAAGGACGGCCTCGGCAACCGCATCTCCATGATGGCGTATGCGAACCCACCGGACATCGTCGATGAAAAGCAGAGGGCAGATGGTTATGGGTTGGTGCGTTTCCAGAAGTCGAAGCGCAAGATCGTTTTCGAATGCTGGCCGCGCTTCTCCGATGCGAAGCTGGGCGACAAGGCCCAGTTCCCCGGTTGGCCCATCACCGTAGACATGGACCAGAATGACGGGCGCAAGTTGCAGGGATACCTCCCTGAGCTGGTCTTCGAAGACGTGAAAGACCCTGTGGTGCAGGTCATCGCGGAGGCCAGCGGTGAAGTGCTCTACACCGTGCGTACGCAGGGAAATCGCTTCCAACCTCGCGTGTATGCCCCGGGAAAATACACGGTAAAGGTCGGCGTATACAAGCCGGACAAGCAATCACTTGCCGGACTGGAAGCGAAGGAGCAGGGCGCTGCAGGTACGCGTGCCATCCGGCTCTTCTAG
- a CDS encoding sulfatase, whose translation MNFHRLHFLLVLLASAFLVPMYGHAAESGKAKRPNILFFFADDWGKYASIFAEVEGKGGINDVVRTPNIDKIAKRGVLFRNAHVNSPSCTPCRSSLLSGQYFWRTGRGAILRGAVWDEKIPAYPLMLRDAGYHIGKSYKVWGPGTPADAPYGKQEYAYQKAGGRINNFSENVTEMVAKGKPLDEAKQELYAEARQNFHDFLAARDGDKPFCFWFGPTNVHRKWIKGNGKALWGIEPDTLKGKMPAFLPDVPEVREDLADYFGEIAAWDATVGQLMEELEKSGEAENTLIVISGDHGAPGFPHGKCNLYGFGTNVTLIIAGAGVKGGRVVDDFVLLPDLAPTFLEAGGVAVPEVMTGRSLWNVLKSDKGGLVDDKRTYVITGRERHVENARADYAPYPQRAIRTKDHVLIVNFHPERWPLGDPYGLGEGEQEPTREEVTENTRVTLPDDDSGPTKAWLVSVRNTPEWKAHFNWVFGKRPKYELYDLKYDPDETKNVADDPAFAQVKADLEKRLMDELRRTGDPRLVDDGAYFEKPPLAGPIDDAEGRGGAGAGARGKGKGKKAAAQE comes from the coding sequence ATGAATTTTCATCGACTCCATTTCCTCCTCGTGCTGCTCGCAAGCGCGTTTCTCGTGCCGATGTATGGTCACGCCGCCGAGAGTGGCAAAGCGAAGCGACCCAATATCCTTTTTTTCTTCGCGGATGACTGGGGCAAATACGCCAGCATCTTCGCCGAGGTGGAAGGCAAGGGAGGCATCAATGATGTGGTTCGCACGCCTAATATCGATAAGATTGCAAAGCGTGGTGTACTCTTCCGCAACGCGCATGTGAACTCACCCTCATGCACGCCCTGCCGTTCCTCGCTGCTCTCCGGCCAGTACTTCTGGCGTACCGGTCGAGGTGCCATTCTCCGTGGCGCAGTGTGGGATGAAAAAATTCCAGCTTACCCGCTGATGTTGCGCGATGCGGGGTATCACATCGGGAAATCATACAAGGTCTGGGGCCCCGGAACGCCCGCTGACGCGCCCTATGGAAAGCAGGAGTATGCGTACCAGAAGGCTGGTGGCCGTATCAACAACTTCTCCGAGAATGTCACCGAGATGGTGGCCAAGGGGAAGCCGCTCGACGAGGCCAAGCAGGAACTCTATGCGGAGGCACGTCAGAATTTTCACGACTTCCTCGCGGCACGTGACGGTGACAAGCCCTTCTGCTTCTGGTTCGGCCCCACGAACGTGCATCGCAAGTGGATCAAGGGGAATGGTAAAGCGCTGTGGGGCATTGAGCCGGACACCTTGAAGGGTAAGATGCCGGCCTTCCTTCCGGATGTGCCGGAAGTGCGTGAAGATCTCGCAGACTACTTCGGCGAGATCGCTGCGTGGGATGCGACGGTGGGACAGTTGATGGAAGAGTTGGAGAAGAGTGGTGAGGCGGAGAATACACTCATCGTAATCAGCGGTGACCATGGCGCCCCGGGGTTTCCGCACGGGAAGTGCAACCTCTATGGCTTCGGGACGAATGTGACCCTGATCATTGCCGGTGCCGGTGTGAAGGGGGGGCGTGTGGTGGACGATTTCGTTCTTCTGCCTGACCTTGCTCCTACCTTTCTCGAAGCCGGTGGAGTGGCTGTCCCTGAGGTGATGACCGGTCGCAGTCTTTGGAATGTACTGAAGTCAGACAAGGGTGGACTCGTGGATGATAAGCGGACCTATGTGATCACCGGCCGCGAGCGGCACGTGGAGAATGCTCGCGCCGACTATGCGCCCTATCCCCAGCGCGCCATCCGCACGAAGGACCATGTGTTGATCGTGAATTTCCACCCCGAGCGCTGGCCGCTGGGTGACCCCTACGGTTTGGGCGAAGGCGAGCAGGAGCCCACGAGGGAAGAAGTGACTGAGAACACTCGCGTGACCCTGCCTGATGATGACTCTGGCCCCACCAAGGCCTGGCTGGTAAGTGTGCGCAACACGCCAGAGTGGAAGGCGCATTTCAACTGGGTCTTCGGCAAGCGGCCCAAGTATGAGCTCTACGACCTGAAGTATGATCCTGATGAGACGAAGAACGTGGCGGATGATCCTGCATTCGCGCAGGTGAAGGCTGACTTGGAAAAGCGTCTCATGGATGAGCTGAGGCGCACCGGTGATCCTCGCCTGGTGGATGACGGCGCCTACTTTGAGAAGCCACCGCTGGCGGGTCCTATTGATGATGCCGAGGGCAGGGGAGGCGCCGGGGCGGGTGCGAGAGGGAAGGGAAAAGGGAAGAAGGCGGCGGCGCAGGAATAG